One stretch of Prionailurus viverrinus isolate Anna chromosome C1, UM_Priviv_1.0, whole genome shotgun sequence DNA includes these proteins:
- the LOC125172839 gene encoding protein NYNRIN-like, protein MRKLPMTQVTGWWRDSRDRLILPEKLGHAILTKILQNAHPHATAQGHRKRGTIPGAHWEVDFTEVKPGKYGYKYLLVFVDTFSGWTEAFPTKKKTAQIVAKKILEKILPRYGFPVMIGSDNGPAFVSKGSTAGS, encoded by the exons ATGCGCAAGCTCCCCATGACCCAAGTTACAGGATGGTGGAGGGACTCCAGAGACCGCCTTATCCTTCCCGAAAAACTGGGCCATGCAATCCTGACAAAAATACTCCAGAACGCGCACCCACACGCCACAGCCCAAGGCCACCGAAAAAGAGGAACCATACCAGGAGCCCACTGGGAAGTAGACTTCACCGAGGTAAAGCCCGGCAAATACGGCTATAAATACTTACTAGTGTTCGTAGACACTTTTTCAGGATGGACTGAAGCCTTTCCAACCAAGAAGAAAACGGCGCAGATAGTAGCCAAAAAGATCCTAGAAAAAATCCtgcccaggtatggttttccagTCATGATAGGGTCAGACAATGGACCTGCATTTGTCTCTAAG GGCTCTACAGCAGGTTCATGA